One window of the Panulirus ornatus isolate Po-2019 chromosome 47, ASM3632096v1, whole genome shotgun sequence genome contains the following:
- the LOC139763477 gene encoding trypsin-1-like has protein sequence MKTLVFCLLLVGALAAPQNKPRFRKGLNKIVGGTEATAGELPYQLSFQDTSYGFAFHFCGASIYNENYAICAGHCVQGEDMNDPDYLQVVAGELNQGVVEGNEQTVVLSKIILHEDYNAYTISNDISLLKLSQPLTMTDYVQAIPLPAPGHSASGECVVSGWGTTSEGGSSPNTLMKVSVPIVTDEECRNAYGESAIEDSMLCAGFPEGGKDSCQGDSGGPFACSDTGSTYLAGVVSWGYGCARPNYPGVYTEVSYFVDWIVAHAV, from the exons atgAAGACTCTCGTGTTCTGTCTCCTCCTTGTCGGAGCCCTTG CGGCCCCACAAAACAAGCCCCGCTTCCGTAAAGGGCTCAACAAGATCGTGGGAGGAACTGAGGCCACAGCCGGTGAGCTTCCTTACCAGCTCAGCTTCCAGGACACTTCTTATGGATTTGCCTTCCACTTCTGTGGTGCTTCCATCTACAATGAGAACTACGCCATCTGCGCTGGTCACTGCGTCCAGGGAGAGGACATGAATGATCCAGACTACCTTCAG GTGGTCGCTGGTGAGCTCAaccagggtgtggtagagggcaaCGAACAGACCGTCGTCCTGTCCAAGATCATCCTGCATGAGGATTACAACGCCTACACCATCAGCAACGACATCTCCCTACTGAAGTTGTCTCAGCCACTGACCATGACCGACTACGTTCAGGCCATTCCTCTACCTGCACCAGGTCACTCTGCTTCAGGCGAGTGCGTCGTGTCTGGTTGGGGCACCACAAGCGAGGGCGGCAGCTCCCCAAACACCCTTATGAAGGTGTCTGTGCCCATCGTGACTGACGAGGAATGCCGTAACGCCTATGGCGAGAGCGCCATTGAGGACTCCATGCTGTGCGCTGGTTTTCCTGAGGGCGGCAAGGACTCGTGCCAGGGTGACTCTGGTGGACCCTTCGCTTGCTCCGACACTGGCTCCACCTACCTGGCCGGTGTGGTGTCTTGGGGCTACGGCTGCGCCAGACCCAACTACCCCGGCGTGTACACTGAAGTTTCCTACTTTGTCGACTGGATCGTCGCTCACGCTGTCTGA
- the LOC139763478 gene encoding trypsin-1-like encodes MKTLVFCLLLVGALAAPQNKPRFRKGLNKIVGGTEATAGELPYQLSFQDTSYGFAFHFCGASIYNENYAICAGHCVQGEDMNDPDYLQVVAGELNQGVVEGNEQTVVLSKIILHEDYNAYTISNDISLLKLSQPLTMTDYVQAIPLPAPGHSASGECVVSGWGTTSEGGSTPNILMKVSVPIVTDEECRNAYGESAIEDSMLCAGFPEGGKDSCQGDSGGPFACSDTGSTYLAGVVSWGYGCARPNYPGVYTEVSYFVDWILAHAV; translated from the exons atgAAGACTCTCGTGTTCTGTCTCCTCCTTGTCGGAGCTCTTG CGGCCCCACAAAACAAGCCCCGCTTCCGTAAAGGGCTCAACAAGATCGTGGGAGGAACTGAGGCCACAGCCGGTGAGCTTCCTTACCAGCTCAGCTTCCAGGACACTTCTTATGGATTTGCCTTCCACTTCTGTGGTGCTTCCATCTACAATGAGAACTACGCCATCTGCGCTGGTCACTGCGTCCAGGGAGAGGACATGAATGATCCAGACTACCTTCAG GTGGTCGCTGGTGAGCTCAaccagggtgtggtagagggcaaCGAACAGACCGTCGTCCTGTCCAAGATCATCCTGCATGAGGATTACAACGCCTACACCATCAGCAACGACATCTCCCTACTGAAGTTGTCTCAGCCACTGACCATGACCGACTACGTTCAGGCCATTCCTCTACCTGCACCAGGTCACTCTGCTTCAGGCGAGTGCGTCGTGTCTGGTTGGGGCACCACAAGCGAGGGCGGCAGCACCCCAAACATCCTTATGAAGGTGTCTGTGCCCATCGTGACTGACGAGGAATGCCGTAACGCCTATGGCGAGAGCGCCATTGAGGACTCCATGCTGTGCGCTGGTTTTCCTGAGGGCGGCAAGGACTCGTGCCAGGGTGACTCTGGTGGACCCTTCGCTTGCTCCGACACTGGCTCCACCTACCTGGCCGGTGTGGTGTCTTGGGGCTACGGCTGCGCCAGACCCAACTACCCCGGCGTGTACACTGAAGTTTCCTACTTTGTCGACTGGATCCTCGCCCACGCTGTCTGA